The following proteins are encoded in a genomic region of Channa argus isolate prfri chromosome 3, Channa argus male v1.0, whole genome shotgun sequence:
- the LOC137124499 gene encoding alpha-lactalbumin-like, with translation MKILVVLLLAGLCCSVTEGWPVSSCEVFWHLKTFVGNITVTANQKVLSGDDLLAQLVCRVVSSSNFNYSAVNQMIIETEDHHSGEHGPPKRPHGRWRRHNKRPSQTGPKPPSHHPQPHEDKEVWTFYGIYQLGNRLVCNDSVTPSLNICGLECSQLLDNDIRITTQCLAKILTYIEPGSQHHPRKDLKTMVKLLFKDQCSFEPNYLYCQPP, from the exons ATGAAGATACTTGTGGTGCTTTTGCTGGCAGGGCTGTGCTGCAGTGTGACTGAAGGGTGGCCTGTTTCCAGTTGTGAAGTGTTCTGGCACCTGAAAACCTTTGTGGGTAACATCACTGTGACAGCGAACCAGAAAGTCCTGAGTGGGGACGACTTACTTGCTCAGC TTGTTTGCCGTGTGGTGAGTTCTTCAAATTTTAACTACAGTGCAGTGAACCAGATGATCATAGAGACAGAGGACCATCACAGTGGGGAGCATGGGCCCCCTAAAAGGCCCCACGGTCGGTGGCGACGCCACAACAAGAGACCTTCCCAAACCGGGCCTAAACCACCCAGTCATCATCCACAGCCTCACGAAGACAAAGAGGTCTGGACCTTCTATGGCATTTACCAGCTGGGCAACCGCCTGGTCTGCAACGACAGCGTAACTCCATCACTCAATATCTGTGGCCTGGAGTGCAGCC AACTGCTTGACAACGACATAAGGATCACTACCCAATGCCTGGCAAAGATCCTCACTTACAT TGAACCTGGTTCTCAGCACCACCCCAGAAAGGACTTAAAGACCAT GGTTAAGCTCCTCTTTAAAGATCAGTGCAGCTTTGAACCAAACTACCTTTACTGCCAACCACCTTAA
- the LOC137124489 gene encoding uncharacterized protein has protein sequence MKVLVVFLLAVLSCSPAQGRIVPKCELKEQLVNAIGNMTEKENELIGEDLVVKFVCYVELVSNFDTSAVRHGGNSNPHRLRRAAVATTSTTHPQTHSTTPSKPVPTTTRPPPPQNTTHIKSTPSNAKPPTPQTTTHIKSTPSTAKPPQSTTKPINIQSTPGTGSTKPVSPTGHTPTTRATVPPQTTGVAQSTPSTKPSSSNQHTARARRSLDSQDVTYGLFQLSNHLACSDNTSSSPNICGLDCSNLVDDNIQDDITCFLRILTNVEAIVGVDPFELKQMFKLIFKDQCREKKASVYFAECS, from the exons ATGAAGGTGCTTGTGGTGTTTCTGCTGGCGGTGCTTTCCTGCAGTCCGGCTCAAGGGAGGATTGTGCCCAAATGTGAACTGAAAGAGCAGCTGGTGAATGCCATCggaaacatgacagaaaaggaGAATGAACTGATTGGGGAGGACTTGGTGGTCAAGT TTGTCTGTTATGTTGAGCTGGTCTCAAATTTTGACACCAGTGCAGTGAGGCACGGGGGCAATTCAAACCCCCACCGGCTCAGACGGGCTGCTGTTGCGACTACATCCACCACCCACCCACAGACTCATTCTACAACACCCTCTAAGCCTGTGCCAACCACCACCAGACCACCACCCCCCCAGAACACAACACACATCAAATCCACACCATCCAACGCCAAACCACCAACCCCCCAGACCACAACACACATCAAATCCACACCATCCACCGCCAAACCACCACAATCCACCACCAAACCAATAAACATCCAGTCCACACCAGGCACTGGATCCACCAAGCCTGTATCACCTACTGGCCACACGCCAACCACCCGGGCTACAGTACCCCCTCAAACCACAGGAGTCGCCCAATCCACTCCATCCACAAAGCCCTCATCATCCAACCAGCACACAGCACGGGCCCGTCGCTCTCTAGACAGTCAGGACGTGACCTATGGCCTTTTCCAGCTTAGTAATCACTTGGCCTGCAGCGACAACACATCATCTTCACCCAACATCTGTGGGCTGGACTGCAGCA aCTTGGTTGATGACAACATACAGGATGACATTACTTGCTTCTTAAGGATCCTCACCAACGT TGAAGCTATCGTGGGGGTGGACCCCTTTGAGCTAAAGCAAAT GTTCAAGCTCATCTTTAAAGAccagtgcagagagaaaaaagccTCTGTGTACTTTGCCGAATGCTCCTAA
- the LOC137124501 gene encoding lysozyme C, milk isozyme-like, with protein sequence MKLLSVFVLAVLGCSLAEGRIVPKCDLRDQLLTAIRGLTVNGNHPVLSDADQVAKLVCHAEQSSGFNTSAVKDLPAGIEDTSHQGEQNWPNAGDPQNNDASSWQTRKPPQPWVLYGVFQLSNRLLCDDGVNPSINLCETSCSKFLDDDTADDVSCLLRFFGNSGSGATRPSIEDLLKMIHLIFQSECKDVQDSDYFAGCPPPPQ encoded by the exons ATGaagcttctctctgtctttgtgctgGCGGTGCTGGGCTGCAGTCTGGCTGAAGGAAGGATTGTGCCGAAATGTGACCTGAGGGACCAGCTGCTGACGGCCATTAGGGGCCTGACGGTGAATGGAAATCACCCGGTCCTGAGTGATGCCGACCAAGTCGCCAAGC TCGTCTGTCATGCGGAGCAGTCATCGGGTTTTAACACCAGTGCAGTGAAAGACCTGCCTGCCGGGATAGAAGACACTAGTCACCAGGGAGAACAAAACTGGCCCAATGCAGGGGATCCACAGAACAACGATGCCTCTTCATGGCAAACCCGAAAACCTCCACAGCCGTGGGTCCTCTATGGTGTCTTCCAGCTCTCCAACCGCCTGCTCTGCGACGACGGTGtaaatccatccatcaatcTCTGCGAGACGTCATGCAGCA AATTTCTCGACGACGACACAGCTGATGATGTCAGTTGCCTGTTGAGGTTCTTCGGCAATAG TGGCTCTGGTGCCACACGTCCCTCCATTGAGGACCTGCTGAAAAT GATCCATCTCATCTTTCAGTCAGAGTGCAAGGACGTACAAGACTCTGATTACTTTGCTGGGtgcccaccaccacctcaaTAA
- the LOC137124498 gene encoding uncharacterized protein, with product MKILVVLLLAGLCCSVTEGWPVSSCDVFWHLKTSVGNITVTANQKVLSGDDLLAQLVCRVVSSSNFNYSAVNQMIIETEDHHSGEHGPPKRPHGRWRRHNKRPSQTGPKPPSHHPQPHEDKEVWTFYGIYQLGNRLVCNDSVTPSLNICGLECSQLLDNDIRIATQCLAKILTYIEPGSEQQSTEELKTMVKLLFKDQCSFGPNYFYCPPP from the exons ATGAAGATACTTGTGGTGCTTTTGCTGGCAGGGCTGTGCTGCAGTGTGACTGAAGGGTGGCCTGTTTCCAGTTGTGATGTGTTCTGGCACCTGAAAACCTCTGTTGGTAACATCACGGTGACAGCGAACCAGAAAGTCCTGAGTGGGGACGACTTACTTGCTCAGC TTGTTTGCCGTGTGGTGAGTTCTTCAAATTTTAACTACAGTGCAGTGAACCAGATGATCATAGAGACAGAGGACCATCACAGTGGGGAGCATGGGCCCCCTAAAAGGCCCCACGGTCGGTGGCGACGCCACAACAAGAGACCTTCCCAAACCGGGCCTAAACCACCCAGTCATCATCCACAGCCTCACGAAGACAAAGAGGTCTGGACCTTCTATGGCATTTACCAGCTGGGCAACCGCCTGGTCTGCAACGACAGCGTAACTCCATCACTCAATATCTGTGGCCTGGAGTGCAGCC AACTGCTTGACAACGACATAAGGATCGCTACCCAATGCCTGGCAAAGATCCTCACTTACAT TGAACCTGGTTCTGAGCAACAATCCACAGAGGAGTTAAAGACCAT GGTTAAGCTCCTCTTTAAGGATCAGTGCAGCTTTGGACCAAACTACTTTTACTGCCCACCACCTTAA